The Halomonas sp. 7T genome contains a region encoding:
- a CDS encoding GtrA family protein, with the protein MKAELRYAEIRGLIGQVMRFGLVGGLATVVHLFVAWWLLRVWVEGSPFLVNFIAFVVAFQVSFWGHSRFTFRQKGSAWRFLLVTLGGFAINSSLLWVFLALGVSSPFLAICLSVFLVPFFVFLASRFWVFSSVPK; encoded by the coding sequence ATGAAAGCTGAATTAAGATACGCCGAAATACGCGGTTTGATAGGCCAAGTAATGCGCTTTGGCCTCGTCGGAGGGCTGGCGACGGTAGTTCACCTGTTCGTTGCTTGGTGGCTATTGCGCGTGTGGGTGGAAGGCTCTCCTTTTCTGGTCAACTTCATTGCGTTTGTAGTGGCTTTTCAGGTGTCTTTCTGGGGACACTCGCGTTTTACATTTCGTCAAAAAGGCAGTGCTTGGCGTTTTTTGTTGGTAACACTAGGTGGCTTTGCTATTAACAGTAGCCTGTTATGGGTCTTTTTGGCGTTGGGTGTTAGCTCTCCCTTCTTGGCCATCTGTTTATCGGTATTTTTGGTGCCGTTTTTCGTTTTTCTTGCATCGCGTTTCTGGGTGTTTTCATCAGTGCCCAAGTGA